The following are encoded together in the Capsulimonas corticalis genome:
- a CDS encoding helix-turn-helix transcriptional regulator: MQQDNLSIPFQLPLTGIGGAGMFVSPGQWRHGDRVIDDYVVMFVRTGVLHMQEDGREFDVRPNETLLLAPGRKHGGVSHDAQSLSYFWMHFHLDNSDCSEGLSLLNIPQHATIPRPERLEALFRLLIGDQLRKTTSELSRKLLACCILSEVAQDAAVHVENDDSKVVANQACAFIHTRFTEPISASDVAAAVSCNPKYLARVFREVYHETMTQYIQNLRIEHAQHLLLQTNMTVNEIALACGFMHVTYFIKIFRESTAMTPNAYRRNYGLLLVTTY, translated from the coding sequence ATGCAGCAAGATAATCTTTCCATTCCGTTCCAGCTGCCCCTCACGGGTATTGGGGGCGCCGGCATGTTCGTTTCCCCTGGGCAGTGGAGACATGGCGATCGTGTGATCGATGATTATGTGGTGATGTTCGTGCGCACCGGGGTCCTGCATATGCAGGAAGACGGCCGGGAGTTCGACGTCCGGCCCAATGAAACGCTGCTGCTGGCGCCGGGACGAAAGCATGGGGGCGTTTCCCATGACGCACAAAGCCTCAGCTATTTTTGGATGCATTTCCATCTGGACAATTCGGATTGTTCCGAGGGATTGTCTCTGCTCAATATTCCCCAGCATGCAACAATCCCGCGTCCCGAGCGCTTGGAAGCGCTTTTTCGTCTTCTCATCGGCGATCAGCTGCGCAAGACGACCAGCGAGTTATCCCGAAAACTCCTCGCGTGCTGCATTTTGAGCGAAGTCGCGCAGGATGCGGCGGTCCATGTCGAGAACGACGACTCCAAAGTCGTCGCCAATCAAGCCTGCGCCTTTATCCATACCCGATTCACCGAGCCGATCTCCGCTTCCGACGTCGCCGCCGCTGTTTCCTGCAACCCCAAGTACCTGGCGCGTGTCTTCCGTGAGGTGTATCACGAGACGATGACGCAGTATATCCAGAACCTGCGCATCGAACACGCCCAGCATCTTCTCCTGCAAACAAACATGACCGTGAACGAAATTGCCCTCGCCTGCGGCTTCATGCATGTCACCTACTTCATCAAAATCTTCCGCGAAAGCACCGCGATGACCCCCAACGCGTACCGCCGGAACTACGGCTTGCTCCTGGTCACGACATACTGA
- a CDS encoding DUF1559 domain-containing protein, with the protein MDTLARPSNRQAGFTLIELLVVIAIIAILAAILFPVFAKAREKARQISCLSNLKQLGLGMLQYNQDNDESFARSNNPPDHNNWAQAIFPYVKSIDVYKCPDNPDAARFDPKNYWNNGAGQQNITWMGQTNWLTGSQAIPPSYGMSNFIGATELIPGGKSLTQAGINNPASKILLAERYGSNGNPPQNVPGCNQPPANQDGMGWWDWDNPSTSTTWSYACELYVPHTKQSNFLFVDGHARSMRPVNTTGINGQPNMWGCMSHSLPDAQGNNCTPGDVNADNADPTQTQVMQTLENHSPG; encoded by the coding sequence ATGGATACCCTGGCTCGTCCCAGCAATCGTCAAGCAGGCTTTACTCTCATTGAGCTGCTCGTCGTTATCGCCATCATCGCCATTCTTGCCGCCATCCTGTTCCCGGTCTTCGCCAAGGCTCGCGAGAAAGCGCGGCAGATCAGCTGTCTGAGCAACCTCAAGCAGCTTGGCCTGGGCATGCTTCAGTACAATCAGGACAACGATGAGTCGTTTGCGCGCTCTAACAATCCGCCCGATCACAACAACTGGGCGCAGGCGATCTTTCCGTATGTGAAATCCATTGATGTCTATAAGTGCCCGGACAATCCGGACGCAGCCCGCTTCGATCCTAAAAATTATTGGAACAATGGAGCCGGCCAGCAAAATATTACCTGGATGGGGCAGACCAACTGGCTGACGGGATCACAGGCGATCCCGCCGTCCTATGGCATGAGCAACTTTATCGGCGCCACCGAATTGATCCCTGGCGGAAAATCGCTGACGCAAGCGGGTATCAATAATCCCGCCAGCAAAATTCTTCTGGCGGAGCGCTACGGCAGCAATGGTAACCCGCCCCAGAATGTGCCGGGCTGCAATCAGCCGCCGGCAAACCAAGACGGCATGGGATGGTGGGACTGGGACAATCCCAGCACCAGCACGACGTGGTCCTACGCTTGCGAACTTTATGTTCCGCATACGAAGCAGTCGAATTTCTTGTTCGTGGACGGTCATGCGCGATCGATGCGCCCCGTCAACACAACGGGAATCAATGGTCAGCCGAATATGTGGGGATGCATGAGCCATTCGCTCCCGGACGCTCAGGGCAACAACTGTACGCCAGGGGATGTGAACGCGGACAACGCCGATCCGACCCAGACGCAAGTGATGCAGACGCTTGAGAACCACTCGCCCGGCTAA
- a CDS encoding DUF1559 domain-containing protein, with product MLAYQRRRGAEVGFTLIELLVVISIIAVLAAILFPVFAKVREKARQTSCMSNMKQLGLAIMQYTQDNDDVYPDGWSGQSTDINAGQIKYWPYAIFPYVKSYAVYQCPDNSHGTNLAVGYLMNNAFLNDAPMAKVDSPSDIILLADGSLTPYSDNTDKHTTNATTGNGLNNDYTIWKNVGRIIEDSQARHTDRVNLAFADGHVHASPTLPHYKNGDSWTTIAASFEAQMPWAKWMDPDPNSGAWQ from the coding sequence ATGCTCGCCTATCAACGACGGCGCGGCGCCGAGGTCGGCTTTACTCTGATCGAGCTCCTCGTCGTTATTTCCATCATTGCCGTATTGGCGGCAATTCTTTTTCCAGTCTTCGCCAAAGTGCGCGAGAAGGCGCGGCAGACGTCCTGTATGTCCAACATGAAGCAGCTGGGGCTGGCGATCATGCAGTATACACAGGATAATGACGATGTGTATCCCGACGGATGGAGCGGTCAGTCGACGGATATCAACGCCGGGCAGATCAAGTACTGGCCGTACGCCATTTTCCCGTACGTCAAGAGCTATGCGGTCTATCAATGTCCCGACAATTCGCACGGGACCAATCTTGCCGTGGGCTATTTGATGAACAATGCTTTTCTGAATGACGCCCCGATGGCGAAAGTGGATTCCCCATCTGATATCATCCTGCTCGCCGATGGGAGCCTGACGCCCTATTCCGATAATACGGACAAACACACCACCAACGCCACGACCGGCAACGGTCTCAACAACGATTATACGATCTGGAAGAACGTTGGGCGCATCATTGAAGACAGCCAGGCGCGCCATACCGATCGTGTGAATTTGGCTTTCGCCGACGGTCATGTGCATGCCTCGCCGACGCTGCCGCACTATAAAAACGGTGATTCCTGGACGACGATCGCCGCAAGCTTTGAGGCTCAGATGCCCTGGGCGAAATGGATGGATCCCGATCCTAACTCGGGCGCCTGGCAGTAA
- a CDS encoding LysR substrate-binding domain-containing protein, translating to MELRHLNYFVAVAEELHFGRAAERLFMAQPPLSRQIQQLEAELGVALFTREKKRVGLTPAGAVFLGEARAALARVDEAMEAARKAGRGERGRLRVGAATAAVCGLLPAATQLFRERFPEVDLSLSEMCSGQQPREVLERRLDIGLIMPSAEIPGMAAEIIRTEALMAILPQGHPLASHAVLSLADLSDEPFVLFPEHMGPALYQKIVDLCQAAGFTPKIAQEATPHGTLLAMVGAGAGVSLAPASLEGSSPQNVVFCRLEEAPPVELAAIWRMGDAPAAAARFLEVLRDTVESAKPAR from the coding sequence ATGGAGTTAAGACATCTGAATTACTTTGTCGCGGTCGCGGAGGAGCTGCACTTCGGACGCGCCGCGGAGCGGCTGTTCATGGCGCAGCCGCCACTGTCGCGGCAGATCCAGCAGCTGGAAGCGGAGCTGGGCGTGGCGCTATTCACAAGGGAGAAAAAGCGCGTGGGGCTGACGCCCGCCGGCGCCGTATTTCTCGGCGAGGCGCGCGCGGCGCTGGCGCGGGTAGACGAGGCAATGGAAGCCGCGCGAAAAGCGGGACGAGGCGAGCGCGGCCGGCTTCGCGTCGGCGCGGCCACCGCCGCCGTTTGCGGCCTGCTGCCCGCGGCGACGCAGCTCTTTCGAGAGCGATTTCCCGAGGTAGACCTATCGCTGAGCGAGATGTGCAGCGGCCAGCAGCCGCGTGAGGTCCTGGAGCGCCGTCTGGACATCGGACTGATTATGCCCAGCGCCGAGATCCCGGGAATGGCGGCGGAAATCATTCGCACGGAAGCGCTGATGGCGATCCTGCCGCAGGGCCACCCACTGGCGTCCCACGCCGTGCTTTCGCTCGCGGATTTGTCCGATGAGCCATTTGTCCTATTCCCGGAGCATATGGGACCCGCGCTCTATCAGAAAATCGTTGACTTGTGCCAGGCAGCCGGCTTCACCCCAAAAATCGCGCAGGAGGCGACGCCCCATGGAACGCTGCTGGCCATGGTCGGAGCGGGCGCAGGCGTATCTCTCGCGCCGGCAAGCTTGGAAGGTTCATCCCCACAGAATGTGGTATTTTGCCGGCTAGAAGAGGCGCCGCCGGTCGAACTCGCCGCGATCTGGCGCATGGGCGACGCCCCTGCGGCAGCCGCGCGGTTTCTTGAGGTTCTGCGGGATACCGTCGAATCCGCCAAGCCGGCCAGATAA
- a CDS encoding SGNH/GDSL hydrolase family protein — protein MMQPKTILCYGDSNTWGWNPVGADLFVPDRFPSNVRWTGVLQAALGVGYTVLEEGLSGRTTVFEDPVFGYKNGKEQLIPCLETHRPLDLVIILLGTNDLKKMYGVSPMEIAFGAGALVDMARHSRVGPAGRAPRVLLIAPPPPGKLTGFAEMFEGAEDKAARFGECYAQVAVMYGCAFLNAGEIVVSSDLDGLHWEASEHEKFGQALAGQVRDILSGE, from the coding sequence ATGATGCAGCCCAAGACCATTCTCTGTTACGGGGATTCCAACACCTGGGGCTGGAATCCCGTCGGCGCAGATCTCTTCGTCCCTGACCGATTTCCCTCCAATGTCCGCTGGACCGGTGTGTTGCAGGCGGCGCTCGGCGTGGGTTATACAGTTCTTGAGGAAGGTTTGAGCGGTCGTACGACAGTGTTTGAGGATCCAGTCTTCGGATATAAAAACGGCAAGGAACAGCTAATTCCATGTCTGGAGACACATCGACCTCTAGATCTGGTGATCATCCTGCTGGGAACGAACGATCTCAAGAAGATGTATGGCGTTTCTCCCATGGAGATCGCCTTTGGCGCGGGCGCTCTGGTGGATATGGCCCGGCATAGCCGCGTCGGGCCAGCGGGGCGGGCGCCGCGCGTGCTGCTGATTGCGCCGCCGCCTCCGGGGAAACTGACTGGCTTTGCCGAGATGTTCGAGGGCGCCGAGGACAAGGCCGCGCGCTTCGGTGAATGCTATGCCCAGGTCGCCGTCATGTATGGCTGCGCGTTCTTGAACGCGGGAGAGATCGTCGTCTCCAGCGATCTCGACGGCCTGCACTGGGAGGCCAGCGAACACGAAAAATTTGGCCAGGCGCTGGCGGGGCAAGTGCGTGATATTCTGAGCGGCGAATAA
- a CDS encoding carboxymuconolactone decarboxylase family protein — translation MAEQSERYVRGMKLLDALHGGHAGKQMVMELGEICPEFVDMTIEWGFGEIASREGIDLVTRELVIIASCVTLGHTVPQLRAHIEAALHIGATKQQIVEVILQMSIYAGMANASNAFRTAKEVFAQVDAAA, via the coding sequence ATGGCGGAGCAAAGTGAAAGATACGTTCGCGGGATGAAGCTGCTGGACGCCCTGCATGGCGGGCATGCGGGAAAGCAGATGGTAATGGAACTGGGGGAGATCTGTCCGGAGTTTGTGGACATGACCATCGAATGGGGATTTGGCGAGATCGCCAGCCGCGAGGGAATCGATTTGGTGACGCGCGAACTGGTGATTATCGCCTCGTGCGTGACATTGGGACACACGGTTCCCCAGCTGCGCGCGCATATCGAGGCCGCACTGCACATCGGGGCGACGAAGCAGCAGATCGTGGAAGTGATCCTGCAAATGAGCATTTATGCGGGTATGGCGAACGCCAGCAACGCGTTCCGAACCGCAAAGGAAGTCTTTGCGCAGGTGGACGCCGCTGCATAA
- a CDS encoding superoxide dismutase, with amino-acid sequence MITRREILKSAMLTAAGIAAGAYTPRLARAADPAPAAAPAPAGPFLLPPLPYAYDALEPHIDAKTMQIHHDKHHAAYVANLNKAVADHPDLASKSVEELLKDLSAVPESIRTAVRNNGGGHANHTMFWETLKVGGPAAPSGALGDAIKAKFGSYENFQAAFTKEALGVFGSGWAWLSNGPDGLILEHLPNQDTPLSSGRTPLLGLDVWEHAYYLKYQNKRPDYVAAFYNIIDWSAVGARFDKSKTV; translated from the coding sequence ATGATCACTCGACGCGAGATTTTGAAATCCGCCATGCTCACCGCCGCAGGCATCGCCGCCGGCGCATATACGCCCCGGCTCGCCCGCGCCGCCGATCCGGCGCCGGCCGCTGCCCCCGCGCCGGCCGGCCCATTCCTCCTGCCGCCGCTGCCCTATGCCTACGACGCTCTGGAGCCGCACATTGACGCGAAGACGATGCAGATCCACCACGACAAGCACCACGCCGCCTATGTCGCCAATTTGAATAAAGCCGTCGCGGACCACCCGGATCTTGCCTCGAAATCCGTCGAGGAACTGCTGAAGGATCTGAGCGCCGTTCCCGAATCCATTCGCACGGCCGTGCGCAATAACGGGGGCGGTCATGCGAACCATACGATGTTCTGGGAAACGCTGAAAGTGGGCGGTCCGGCCGCGCCGTCAGGCGCGCTCGGCGATGCGATCAAAGCGAAGTTCGGCAGCTACGAGAATTTCCAGGCGGCCTTCACCAAGGAAGCGCTCGGCGTGTTCGGCAGCGGCTGGGCGTGGCTGAGTAACGGCCCCGACGGCCTGATCCTGGAGCATTTACCCAATCAAGACACGCCGCTCTCCAGCGGCCGAACGCCATTGCTGGGTCTGGACGTCTGGGAGCACGCCTACTATCTCAAATATCAGAACAAGCGGCCGGATTATGTCGCGGCGTTCTATAATATCATCGACTGGAGCGCGGTCGGCGCACGGTTCGATAAGAGCAAGACGGTTTAA
- a CDS encoding TolB family protein, translating to MPSLVISSIDDPPPPRAKRWPWFVATALVGIPLAITLAGRFTAPPVVLALPVGRLIYMDADAPSEKTTTLRGMRLVTPDGASRELLREVEPQDTDGGSRDWINQPTFSPDGKQIAYVKQVITILEGTHDIVHQLWVSPSNTNMPGGGKPRLLLDLSKNQMQPPSGLAWTPDGKSIVFLNDGTIYTVPVAGGSPAAAPLYLPPIPASKDGAPATSAPATGPMGLRAFLARTKSSADLNVFESESHRTDPSQSQYETGVDTVAYSTISNVAAYALNPARDKVAYVTKAPTLNILVSDSPQRHAARVFHIDPGWSVFGGRTITSLRWSPDGKYLAYTVSKPPVPEDELFCLDLATGKSVKLPMRVGRAGWDWGV from the coding sequence ATGCCCTCACTCGTGATTAGCTCTATCGACGACCCGCCCCCGCCGCGCGCCAAACGCTGGCCCTGGTTCGTCGCCACGGCGCTGGTCGGCATTCCGCTCGCCATCACGCTCGCGGGCCGGTTCACCGCGCCTCCGGTCGTGCTGGCGCTGCCCGTCGGACGCCTCATTTACATGGACGCCGACGCGCCTTCGGAAAAGACGACGACGCTGCGCGGCATGCGCCTCGTCACGCCCGACGGCGCATCGCGCGAGCTGCTGCGCGAAGTCGAGCCCCAGGACACGGACGGCGGCAGCCGCGACTGGATCAACCAGCCGACATTTTCGCCCGACGGCAAGCAGATCGCCTACGTCAAGCAAGTCATCACGATCCTCGAAGGCACGCACGATATCGTCCACCAGCTCTGGGTGTCTCCCTCCAACACCAACATGCCCGGCGGCGGCAAGCCGCGCCTGCTGCTGGACCTGAGCAAAAACCAGATGCAGCCGCCCTCCGGTCTCGCCTGGACGCCCGACGGAAAGTCCATCGTCTTTCTGAACGACGGGACCATTTATACGGTTCCGGTCGCCGGCGGATCGCCCGCCGCCGCGCCGCTCTACCTGCCGCCCATCCCCGCGAGCAAGGACGGAGCGCCCGCAACCAGCGCGCCGGCCACGGGTCCCATGGGCCTGCGCGCCTTTCTGGCGCGCACCAAGTCCAGCGCCGACCTGAATGTCTTTGAAAGCGAGAGCCATCGAACCGATCCGAGCCAGTCCCAGTATGAAACGGGCGTGGATACGGTCGCCTACAGCACCATCTCCAACGTGGCGGCGTATGCTCTCAATCCCGCGCGGGACAAAGTCGCCTATGTGACCAAGGCCCCCACCCTGAATATTCTCGTCAGCGACAGCCCGCAGCGTCATGCGGCGCGCGTGTTCCATATCGATCCCGGCTGGTCGGTCTTTGGCGGCCGCACGATCACATCTCTGCGCTGGTCTCCCGACGGCAAGTATCTGGCCTACACCGTCAGTAAGCCGCCGGTTCCCGAGGACGAGCTGTTTTGCCTGGACCTCGCCACCGGCAAGAGCGTCAAGCTTCCCATGCGCGTCGGCCGCGCCGGCTGGGACTGGGGCGTTTAA
- a CDS encoding FAD-dependent thymidylate synthase, with protein MTEIFSPEERAALTPYVTNMDGSIFALRNLPEEVVAVLFAYYSRSKDSLRRNLLKLLQEGDLDLTGAGGAAPALDETDGDALAAARQKARTFHEKWVVGYGHSSVAEHGCVHLAIEDVSIIASKLIEDGRLASYTEKSTRYVAFDIHKMYVPPALSQHPELAEEYRGTLAALLSAYSGWTDDIVAQIKSRVPKTEKQTDRGYDSACRASAFDILRYLLPAATYTNIGLTLNARSLETLITKLLSQPLPEGRAIGERLKSEAQHIVPTLLKYADHSAYREETEKSVAAIAAELGFDTLEQAPLRSGVTLIDADPDADDRLVAAILYGAVDAPMSQVLPKVKSLDQETKERIVDVYLKGRGKHDAPGRALERIDCTVEITMDYGAYRDVQRHRIATQTTQALSPALGYETPPEITRFGYADQYDALMGRAAATYARMVAAGLVDEAQYILPLGTRVRALFTWNLRSVTHFVELRSARQGHPSYRKIAQQVYTAVAEAYPLVARYLRPNMNEYALTRD; from the coding sequence ATGACCGAAATATTTTCCCCCGAAGAGCGCGCGGCGCTGACGCCGTATGTCACCAATATGGACGGGTCGATCTTCGCCCTGCGCAACCTGCCCGAAGAAGTCGTCGCGGTTCTCTTCGCGTATTACTCGCGCAGCAAGGACAGCCTGCGCCGCAATCTGCTCAAGCTTTTGCAGGAAGGCGATCTGGATCTGACGGGCGCGGGCGGAGCCGCGCCCGCTCTGGACGAAACAGACGGAGACGCCCTGGCGGCGGCCCGTCAGAAGGCGCGGACGTTCCATGAGAAGTGGGTCGTGGGGTACGGGCACAGCAGCGTCGCCGAACACGGCTGCGTCCATCTCGCGATCGAAGACGTCAGCATTATCGCCTCCAAGCTGATCGAGGACGGCCGTCTCGCCTCCTACACGGAGAAGAGCACGCGCTATGTGGCGTTCGACATCCATAAGATGTACGTCCCGCCGGCGCTCTCTCAGCATCCGGAGCTTGCGGAGGAGTACCGGGGAACGCTGGCCGCGCTGCTCAGCGCCTACTCGGGCTGGACCGACGACATCGTCGCACAGATCAAATCGCGCGTCCCCAAAACCGAGAAGCAGACGGATCGCGGTTACGACAGCGCCTGCCGGGCCAGCGCCTTCGATATCCTGCGCTATCTTCTGCCCGCCGCGACCTATACGAATATCGGCCTGACCCTCAACGCCCGCTCGCTGGAGACCCTGATCACCAAGCTGCTTTCGCAGCCCCTGCCCGAAGGCCGCGCCATCGGCGAACGGCTCAAATCCGAAGCGCAGCATATCGTGCCGACGCTCTTGAAGTACGCCGACCACAGCGCCTATCGCGAGGAAACCGAGAAATCCGTCGCCGCCATCGCCGCCGAGCTGGGATTTGATACATTGGAGCAGGCGCCTCTGAGATCGGGCGTGACGCTGATCGACGCCGATCCGGACGCCGACGACCGATTGGTCGCCGCCATTCTTTACGGGGCCGTCGACGCCCCCATGTCTCAAGTTCTTCCGAAGGTCAAGTCCCTGGATCAGGAGACAAAAGAGCGGATCGTGGATGTCTATTTGAAAGGGCGCGGAAAGCACGACGCGCCGGGCCGAGCCCTGGAGCGCATCGACTGCACCGTCGAAATCACCATGGACTATGGCGCTTATCGCGATGTCCAGCGGCACCGGATCGCGACGCAAACCACGCAGGCGCTATCGCCGGCGCTGGGTTACGAGACGCCGCCCGAGATCACCCGCTTCGGTTACGCCGATCAGTATGACGCCTTGATGGGCCGCGCCGCCGCCACATACGCCCGGATGGTCGCGGCGGGGCTTGTCGACGAGGCTCAGTACATCCTGCCGCTGGGGACGCGCGTGCGCGCTCTGTTCACCTGGAACCTGCGCTCAGTGACCCACTTTGTCGAGCTGCGCTCCGCGCGGCAGGGGCACCCATCTTATCGAAAGATCGCGCAGCAAGTCTACACGGCGGTCGCCGAAGCCTATCCGCTGGTCGCGCGTTATCTGCGGCCGAATATGAACGAATATGCCCTCACTCGTGATTAG
- a CDS encoding SpoIIE family protein phosphatase has product MKPSDPRKTCDPTLLGQWENDLPQLEAIIDSLAEGLLVADRSGRLLAANQAYLRMVGFASHEDLPQSLTDFRQWFEARDLTGRILPPEQWPLARVLAGETLRDFQVAVKRRDGSAEFIGSYNGGMAADGDGAPALAVLTVRDITVQKQTEAALDMAYQREKLLNEIGQTIRTTLDPREVQTVASRALGQALLADRCYFAQIDFAAQRIWIAEDWRRDDLFPITGEYPLSDLGVDFRIIFNGDRTLIAPDTRLYPWPETTIAVMEEYGIRALLNVPFFDDGNLVALLGVAMTGETHAWTEAEIALTEAVAMQTRTAVEAARVSQREHNIAVALQQTLQPNLPRRTPGLQVADYYHAALAEAEIGGDFCDLFTPTEGRHILVIGDVSGKGLAAAAQVAAVRNMLRCVVYQGLPLTEAVAQLNHILATQNLLTGFVTVCIAQYSPADHTFTYVSCGHEPLLLRHAATGHVEMLGPTGPPLGVDAAAVYTDGARRLQAGDALLLYTDGLSEAGPRRQDLLGVDGLAALLRGHPLHEDAHSLCQRIIGGVERHARGKLRDDACILAVRVL; this is encoded by the coding sequence ATGAAGCCATCCGATCCACGGAAGACCTGTGACCCCACCCTCCTGGGACAGTGGGAAAACGACCTGCCGCAGCTTGAGGCGATTATCGACAGTCTGGCCGAAGGTTTGCTCGTCGCAGACCGGTCGGGGCGCCTGCTCGCCGCGAACCAGGCTTACTTGCGAATGGTCGGCTTTGCGTCGCACGAAGACCTGCCCCAATCGCTGACGGACTTCCGCCAGTGGTTTGAAGCGCGCGATCTCACGGGCCGAATCCTGCCGCCGGAGCAATGGCCGCTCGCGCGCGTGCTCGCCGGAGAAACGCTCCGCGACTTTCAGGTGGCTGTGAAGCGCAGGGACGGAAGCGCGGAGTTCATCGGCAGTTACAACGGCGGCATGGCGGCGGATGGCGACGGCGCTCCGGCGCTCGCCGTACTGACGGTCCGGGATATCACGGTCCAAAAGCAAACGGAAGCCGCGCTGGACATGGCGTATCAGCGCGAGAAGCTGCTCAATGAGATCGGACAGACGATCCGCACCACGCTGGACCCGCGCGAGGTGCAGACCGTGGCGAGCCGCGCGCTCGGACAGGCCCTGCTCGCCGACCGCTGCTACTTCGCGCAGATCGACTTCGCCGCGCAGCGCATCTGGATCGCCGAGGACTGGCGGCGCGACGATCTCTTTCCCATCACCGGAGAGTATCCGCTCTCGGATCTGGGCGTGGACTTCCGCATCATCTTCAATGGCGACCGCACTTTGATCGCGCCCGATACGCGCCTGTACCCATGGCCGGAAACGACAATCGCCGTCATGGAGGAGTATGGGATCCGCGCGCTCCTCAACGTTCCCTTTTTCGACGACGGCAATCTCGTCGCGCTTTTGGGCGTCGCGATGACGGGCGAAACGCACGCGTGGACGGAGGCGGAGATCGCTCTGACGGAAGCGGTGGCGATGCAGACGCGCACGGCGGTGGAGGCGGCGCGCGTCAGCCAGCGCGAGCACAATATCGCCGTCGCCCTTCAGCAAACGCTTCAGCCCAATCTGCCCCGACGCACGCCCGGACTCCAGGTCGCCGACTACTATCACGCGGCCCTCGCGGAAGCGGAGATCGGCGGCGACTTCTGCGATCTCTTCACCCCCACGGAGGGCCGCCACATCCTGGTGATCGGCGACGTCTCCGGCAAGGGCCTGGCGGCGGCCGCGCAGGTCGCCGCCGTACGCAATATGCTTCGCTGCGTCGTCTACCAGGGACTTCCGCTCACGGAAGCCGTCGCGCAGCTCAATCACATTCTCGCCACCCAGAACCTGCTCACGGGCTTTGTCACCGTCTGCATCGCCCAGTACTCGCCCGCCGATCACACCTTCACCTATGTCTCCTGCGGACATGAGCCGCTCCTGCTGCGCCACGCCGCGACCGGCCATGTGGAGATGCTCGGTCCCACCGGACCGCCGCTCGGCGTCGACGCGGCGGCCGTCTACACGGATGGCGCGCGCCGTCTCCAGGCCGGCGACGCCCTCCTGCTCTACACGGACGGCCTCTCCGAAGCCGGCCCCAGACGCCAGGACCTTCTGGGGGTCGACGGCCTCGCCGCTCTCCTGCGCGGCCATCCGCTCCACGAAGACGCCCATAGCCTCTGCCAGCGAATCATCGGCGGCGTCGAAAGACACGCCCGAGGCAAACTGCGCGACGACGCCTGCATCCTGGCGGTGCGCGTTCTGTGA
- a CDS encoding glycerophosphodiester phosphodiesterase — MASRIRPLPVVAYRGAPQQCPPGSTVASLRKAVELRASALMVDVRRTRDDILVIEHDAVRMVDDREVPIREKSLADWRARSADTDSPIATLEDAMAVAAQAGIGLILDFRESGTEALLARAIRQSRFSLDSILVTGADATSRTILRGLDPRIPLGHTLGPENASQINAKLLAALDVDAVTWHHRLLTPPIVNILHLRDIRVYGWYADLAEDMRRLRDTCKVDGVITNAPDLIRTI, encoded by the coding sequence ATGGCGTCACGAATTCGTCCCTTGCCGGTCGTCGCTTATCGAGGCGCGCCACAGCAGTGTCCTCCCGGAAGCACTGTGGCGTCGCTGCGCAAGGCCGTGGAGCTGCGCGCCAGCGCGCTGATGGTCGATGTTCGGCGCACGCGGGACGACATTCTCGTCATCGAACACGATGCGGTTCGCATGGTGGATGACCGCGAAGTCCCGATCCGCGAAAAGTCGCTTGCCGACTGGCGCGCCCGCAGCGCGGACACAGACTCGCCCATCGCAACTCTGGAAGACGCCATGGCGGTCGCCGCACAGGCGGGTATCGGCCTCATCCTGGACTTCCGCGAATCCGGCACCGAGGCGCTTCTCGCCCGGGCCATTCGCCAAAGCCGCTTTTCCCTCGACTCGATCCTGGTGACCGGCGCCGACGCCACCAGCCGCACCATTCTGCGCGGCCTGGACCCAAGGATCCCCCTAGGCCACACGCTCGGGCCTGAGAACGCCTCCCAAATCAACGCCAAGCTGCTCGCCGCCCTCGACGTGGACGCCGTAACCTGGCACCATCGTCTGCTCACCCCGCCGATCGTCAATATTCTCCACCTCCGCGACATACGAGTCTACGGCTGGTACGCCGACCTCGCCGAAGACATGCGCCGCCTGCGCGACACATGTAAGGTGGACGGCGTCATCACCAATGCGCCCGATCTGATCCGCACCATCTAA